The Mesorhizobium loti genome includes a region encoding these proteins:
- a CDS encoding cation transporter produces the protein MAGHGGSKKVIYAALAGNLAIALTKFGAAFFTGSSAMLSEGVHSLVDTGNGGLLLYGMHRAARPADRTHPLGHGRELYFWSFIVALLVFALGAGVSFYEGVVHVMAPEPVANAEVTYIVLGLAFLFEGSSWWVALKEFRKQKGKEGWLQAVQSSKDPSVYTVLFEDSAALLGLIVAFAGILAAELLKMPQLDGAASIGIALILGATAIFLARESKSLLLGEPASPEVQKQVLAIAQQDPAVQRANGVLTLHMGPQEIVAGLSIEFEDHLAAPEIEACVERIEARLKKEMPEITRLFVKPQTTGTWERRRKVVEAASGEALD, from the coding sequence ATGGCCGGGCATGGCGGCTCAAAGAAAGTCATCTACGCCGCACTCGCTGGCAATCTCGCCATTGCGCTGACCAAGTTCGGCGCCGCCTTCTTCACCGGCAGCTCGGCGATGCTATCGGAAGGCGTGCACTCGCTGGTCGATACAGGCAATGGCGGTCTGCTGCTCTACGGCATGCACCGCGCCGCCCGGCCGGCCGACCGGACGCATCCGCTCGGTCACGGCCGCGAGCTGTATTTCTGGAGCTTCATCGTCGCACTTCTCGTCTTCGCGCTGGGCGCCGGCGTGTCGTTCTATGAGGGCGTTGTTCACGTCATGGCGCCGGAGCCGGTCGCCAACGCTGAGGTGACCTACATCGTTCTGGGCCTTGCCTTCCTGTTCGAAGGCAGCTCCTGGTGGGTGGCGCTGAAGGAGTTTCGCAAGCAGAAGGGCAAGGAGGGCTGGCTGCAGGCCGTGCAATCGAGCAAGGATCCGAGCGTCTACACCGTGTTGTTCGAGGACAGTGCCGCACTTCTCGGCCTGATCGTCGCCTTCGCCGGCATATTGGCGGCGGAGCTGCTGAAGATGCCGCAGCTCGACGGCGCCGCCTCGATCGGCATCGCGCTGATCCTGGGCGCCACCGCGATCTTCCTGGCGCGTGAAAGCAAGAGCCTGCTTCTTGGCGAACCGGCGTCGCCCGAGGTGCAGAAACAAGTATTGGCCATTGCCCAGCAGGACCCGGCGGTGCAGCGGGCGAACGGCGTGCTGACGCTGCATATGGGCCCACAGGAGATCGTTGCCGGCTTGAGCATCGAGTTCGAGGATCATCTGGCGGCGCCCGAGATCGAGGCCTGCGTCGAGCGCATCGAAGCGCGGCTGAAAAAGGAAATGCCGGAGATCACGCGGCTGTTCGTCAAGCCGCAGACGACCGGAACCTGGGAGCGCCGGCGCAAGGTGGTCGAGGCGGCATCCGGAGAGGCCCTGGACTAG
- a CDS encoding transposase, which translates to MSDSMSHHRTFEILTAEPVPSRRKPRHRSDEEKARLVAEAFSPGGNVSAVARSEGLDPSQLYAWRRKALSSGMVAPLTEGASKPAKFTRFEAVGSDTVEIVIGDAVVRAGGDVDPDRLARIIRAVRKA; encoded by the coding sequence ATGAGCGACAGTATGAGCCATCATCGAACATTCGAGATTTTGACGGCGGAGCCTGTGCCGTCCCGACGCAAGCCGCGCCATCGGTCGGACGAAGAGAAGGCACGGCTTGTCGCCGAAGCGTTCTCGCCAGGGGGCAATGTCTCGGCGGTTGCGCGTTCCGAGGGGCTGGACCCCTCGCAGCTCTATGCGTGGCGCCGCAAGGCGCTTTCGTCGGGCATGGTTGCGCCACTGACGGAGGGAGCGAGCAAGCCGGCGAAGTTCACGCGCTTTGAAGCGGTGGGCAGCGACACGGTGGAAATCGTCATTGGCGACGCAGTGGTGCGCGCCGGCGGCGATGTCGATCCCGATCGCCTGGCGAGGATCATCCGCGCGGTTCGTAAGGCATGA
- the tnpB gene encoding IS66 family insertion sequence element accessory protein TnpB, with the protein MIASGVVVYVSCQPVDFRKGAASLMALVRDGGLDPFSGALHVFRSKRADRVRIVWWDGSGVCLYSKTLEDHSFCWPGISAARMRLDHAQLMALLAGLDWKKIRPARVRRPLSTG; encoded by the coding sequence ATGATCGCTTCCGGTGTGGTGGTTTACGTGTCGTGCCAGCCGGTCGACTTCCGCAAGGGCGCGGCATCTTTGATGGCGCTGGTCAGGGATGGCGGCCTGGACCCATTCTCGGGGGCACTTCACGTATTCCGTTCGAAGCGTGCGGACCGGGTTCGCATCGTGTGGTGGGACGGCAGCGGGGTTTGTCTTTATTCGAAGACTCTGGAAGATCACAGCTTCTGCTGGCCGGGGATATCGGCCGCGCGCATGCGTCTCGACCACGCCCAGTTGATGGCGCTTCTGGCCGGACTGGACTGGAAAAAGATTCGTCCGGCCAGGGTCAGGCGGCCGTTATCGACGGGCTGA
- a CDS encoding IS66 family transposase, which produces MVLPGLALPDDVDALKAMILSMAREQAASEARIAVADARIAASEAEVARLKAVEKSASERIANLTSILKVLQRTQHGTRSERLRLAIDDEQASFAFEEVETGLSEIRSELDRAVGNKPKRAPRPRKGFAAHLERIEEVVEPEIPADCEGLEKVLIGEDRSERLDVVPPKFQVIVTRRPKYAFRGRDGVVQALAPAHIIESGLPTERLLAYIAVSKYADGLPLYRQEAIYLRDGVEISRSLMAQWMGHLGFELQMLADYILERIKEGERVFADETTLPTLAPGSGKTTKAWLWAYARDDRPYGGTSPPMVAYRFEDSRGADCVARHLAGFSGILQVDGYSAYTNLVKARAKAGSNETIRLAGCWAHLRRKFYDLHISGVSQAATDSIIAMTELWKVEDEVRGKDAGSRAALRQEKSVAIVASLFDLWEAELGKVSGKSKTAEAIRYALTRREALERFLMDGRIEIDSNIVERAIRPQTITRKNSLFAGSHGGGRTWATVATLLQTCKMNSVDPLDWLSQTLTRIAQGWPASEIEMLMPWNFRPDVIG; this is translated from the coding sequence ATGGTTCTACCGGGTCTTGCCCTTCCCGACGACGTTGATGCGCTGAAGGCGATGATCCTTTCCATGGCTCGCGAGCAGGCTGCAAGCGAGGCCCGGATCGCAGTCGCCGACGCTCGGATCGCAGCATCTGAGGCGGAGGTCGCCCGGCTGAAAGCTGTCGAGAAAAGCGCCAGCGAGCGGATCGCCAATCTCACGTCAATCCTGAAAGTTTTACAGCGCACGCAACATGGCACGCGTTCCGAGCGGCTACGCCTGGCCATCGACGACGAGCAGGCCTCCTTTGCCTTCGAAGAGGTCGAGACCGGCCTTTCGGAAATCCGGAGCGAACTCGACCGCGCGGTCGGGAACAAGCCGAAGCGCGCCCCGCGTCCGCGCAAGGGCTTTGCTGCCCACCTCGAACGCATCGAGGAGGTCGTCGAGCCGGAAATCCCGGCCGACTGCGAGGGGCTTGAAAAGGTTCTGATCGGCGAGGATCGATCCGAGCGGCTGGACGTCGTGCCGCCGAAGTTCCAGGTCATCGTCACGCGCCGTCCCAAATACGCCTTCCGGGGCCGTGACGGCGTGGTCCAGGCTCTGGCGCCGGCGCACATCATCGAAAGCGGCCTGCCGACGGAGCGGCTGCTCGCCTATATCGCCGTCTCCAAATACGCCGACGGCCTCCCGCTTTATCGGCAGGAGGCGATCTATCTGCGCGACGGCGTCGAGATCAGCCGGTCGTTGATGGCGCAATGGATGGGGCATCTGGGCTTCGAGCTGCAGATGCTTGCTGATTACATACTGGAGCGCATCAAGGAGGGCGAAAGGGTCTTCGCCGACGAGACGACCTTGCCCACCCTTGCCCCTGGTTCCGGGAAAACCACGAAAGCCTGGTTGTGGGCCTACGCACGGGATGACCGACCCTATGGCGGAACCAGTCCGCCAATGGTTGCCTATCGTTTTGAAGACAGCAGAGGTGCGGATTGCGTGGCGCGCCACCTCGCCGGATTCAGCGGTATCCTGCAAGTGGATGGCTACTCGGCCTATACCAACCTGGTCAAGGCACGGGCCAAAGCCGGCAGCAATGAAACAATCCGGCTCGCCGGGTGCTGGGCTCACCTGCGGCGCAAATTCTACGACCTGCACATCAGCGGGGTCTCGCAGGCCGCGACGGATTCGATCATCGCCATGACCGAATTGTGGAAGGTCGAGGACGAGGTTCGCGGCAAGGATGCCGGAAGCCGCGCCGCGCTGCGTCAGGAAAAGTCCGTGGCCATTGTCGCGAGCCTCTTCGATCTATGGGAAGCGGAACTGGGCAAGGTCTCCGGAAAATCCAAGACCGCCGAGGCGATCCGCTACGCGCTCACCCGGCGGGAGGCGCTGGAACGCTTTCTGATGGACGGTCGCATCGAAATCGACTCCAATATCGTCGAGCGTGCAATCAGGCCCCAGACGATCACGCGAAAGAATAGTCTATTCGCCGGCAGCCACGGCGGTGGACGAACCTGGGCGACGGTAGCCACCTTGCTGCAAACCTGCAAAATGAACAGCGTCGATCCGCTCGACTGGCTCTCGCAGACCTTGACCCGCATCGCTCAAGGCTGGCCGGCATCCGAAATCGAAATGCTCATGCCTTGGAACTTTAGGCCTGACGTTATCGGCTGA
- a CDS encoding GFA family protein — protein sequence MKIDGGCHCGAITYEAEVDAEKTNICHCTDCQQLTGTAFRVTVPAQESNYRITKGTPKIYIKIVASGAKRAQAFCADCGSHLYATSVGDGPKVYGIRVGTARQRQDLIPTQQKWHRSALHWLPEFQGMTTIEEQ from the coding sequence ATGAAAATCGACGGCGGCTGCCATTGCGGCGCCATCACCTACGAGGCGGAGGTCGATGCTGAAAAGACGAACATCTGCCACTGCACGGATTGCCAGCAACTGACCGGAACGGCTTTTCGCGTGACGGTTCCGGCACAGGAAAGCAACTACCGGATCACCAAGGGTACGCCGAAAATCTACATCAAGATCGTGGCGAGCGGGGCCAAGCGCGCCCAGGCCTTTTGCGCCGACTGCGGTTCGCACCTTTACGCCACGTCGGTCGGAGATGGTCCCAAGGTCTATGGAATTCGAGTGGGGACCGCGCGGCAACGCCAGGATTTGATCCCGACACAGCAGAAATGGCACCGCTCGGCGCTGCACTGGCTGCCTGAATTTCAGGGCATGACCACCATAGAGGAGCAGTAG
- a CDS encoding DNA recombination protein RmuC: MNDLSTILSEPVARLGATTITLGHALAFGALLFLGLFVALVIALWRSAKARAVAAAEAADHARDAEARMAGILQSQAEMQGRMGAIAEVFGARQAELTQSIGQRLDAMTGRLGQTMTEQTKSTHESLAKLQERLAIIDVAQGNIQSLAGQVVQLQAILSNKQTRGAFGQSRMEAIVADGLPHGAYEFQATLSNGSRPDCLVKMPNGAPSLAIDAKFPLEAWNAIRAADGADLQKVASQAFRRDIEIHVRDISEKYLIQGETQDTAFMFVPSESVFAEIHENFEAIVHKAHRARIVIVSPSLLMLSIQVIQAILKDARMREQAHLIQGEVIRLMEDVARVDERVRKLQVHFGQSAKDIDDILVSTSKVTKRGQKIEALEFGAQPDGDAATDAASRAPAAKIDAGARVADSKTGQLRLRVVEGDD, from the coding sequence ATGAATGATCTGAGCACTATCCTTTCGGAGCCTGTCGCCCGGCTTGGCGCCACCACGATCACGCTCGGCCATGCGCTGGCCTTCGGCGCCTTGCTGTTTCTTGGCCTGTTCGTGGCGCTCGTCATCGCGCTGTGGCGGTCGGCCAAGGCGCGTGCCGTGGCGGCCGCGGAAGCCGCCGACCATGCCCGCGACGCCGAGGCGCGGATGGCCGGTATCTTGCAGTCGCAGGCCGAGATGCAGGGCCGCATGGGCGCCATTGCCGAAGTGTTCGGGGCGCGCCAGGCGGAGCTGACGCAGTCGATCGGCCAGCGCCTCGACGCCATGACCGGCCGCCTCGGCCAGACCATGACCGAGCAGACGAAATCCACGCATGAGAGCCTGGCCAAACTGCAGGAGCGGCTGGCGATCATCGATGTCGCGCAAGGCAACATCCAGTCGCTCGCCGGCCAGGTCGTGCAGCTGCAGGCGATCCTCTCCAACAAGCAGACGCGCGGCGCCTTCGGCCAGTCGCGCATGGAGGCGATCGTCGCCGACGGCCTGCCGCACGGCGCCTATGAATTCCAGGCGACGCTGTCGAACGGCAGCCGGCCCGACTGCCTGGTGAAGATGCCGAACGGCGCACCCTCGCTTGCCATCGATGCCAAGTTTCCGCTGGAAGCCTGGAACGCCATCCGCGCCGCCGACGGCGCCGACCTGCAGAAGGTCGCTTCGCAGGCCTTTCGCCGCGACATCGAGATTCATGTCCGTGATATATCAGAGAAATATCTGATCCAGGGCGAGACGCAGGACACCGCCTTCATGTTCGTGCCGTCGGAATCGGTGTTCGCCGAGATCCATGAGAATTTCGAGGCGATCGTCCACAAGGCGCACCGTGCCCGCATCGTCATCGTCTCGCCGTCGCTGCTGATGCTGTCGATCCAGGTCATCCAGGCGATCCTCAAGGATGCCCGCATGCGCGAACAGGCGCACCTGATCCAGGGCGAGGTCATCCGGCTGATGGAGGATGTCGCGCGTGTCGACGAGCGGGTGCGCAAGCTGCAGGTTCATTTCGGCCAGTCCGCCAAGGACATCGACGACATCCTGGTTTCGACGTCGAAGGTCACCAAGCGCGGCCAGAAGATCGAGGCGCTGGAGTTCGGCGCGCAGCCCGACGGCGATGCCGCCACGGACGCCGCGTCACGGGCTCCGGCCGCGAAGATCGACGCGGGCGCGCGTGTCGCGGACTCAAAGACCGGGCAATTAAGATTGAGGGTTGTCGAGGGTGACGACTAG
- a CDS encoding peptide deformylase gives MPIKPLIILPDPILRQVSKPVERVDAPLRKLADDMLATMYDAPGIGLAAIQIGEPLRMLVIDLAKEDETPAPQVFINPEILESADARSVYEEGCLSIPDYYAEVERPASVRVKYLDRDGKLQEMEAEGLMATCLQHEIDHLNGVLFIDHISKLKRDMVVKKFKKLAKDKAPGKLAG, from the coding sequence ATGCCGATCAAGCCGCTCATCATCCTTCCCGACCCCATCCTGCGCCAGGTTTCGAAGCCCGTGGAGCGTGTCGACGCGCCCTTGCGCAAATTAGCCGACGATATGCTGGCGACGATGTATGACGCACCCGGCATCGGGCTGGCGGCAATCCAGATCGGCGAGCCGCTGCGTATGCTGGTGATCGATCTGGCCAAGGAAGACGAGACGCCGGCGCCGCAGGTCTTCATCAACCCGGAAATCCTGGAGAGTGCCGACGCGCGCTCCGTCTACGAGGAAGGCTGCCTGTCGATCCCGGATTACTACGCCGAGGTCGAACGCCCGGCCTCGGTGCGGGTGAAGTATCTCGACCGCGACGGCAAATTGCAGGAGATGGAGGCCGAGGGCCTGATGGCGACCTGCCTGCAGCATGAGATCGACCACCTCAACGGCGTCTTGTTCATCGACCACATCTCGAAGCTGAAGCGCGACATGGTGGTGAAGAAATTCAAGAAGCTCGCCAAGGACAAGGCGCCGGGCAAGCTGGCGGGATAG
- a CDS encoding plasmid stabilization protein codes for MADMLIKDIPEPLKREIELAAYRAGQSLSDKAIDLLRKGMAAERRARQEPSLSAWDAIRSAFVTENAIGDEYAEIMDEIEADRKKRPWSPATSTALT; via the coding sequence ATGGCCGACATGCTGATTAAGGACATTCCCGAGCCTTTGAAACGCGAAATCGAACTGGCGGCATACAGGGCCGGCCAAAGCCTGTCGGACAAGGCCATCGACCTTCTGCGCAAAGGCATGGCTGCGGAAAGGAGGGCCCGGCAGGAGCCGAGCCTCTCGGCATGGGACGCAATTCGCTCGGCTTTTGTCACTGAAAACGCAATTGGCGATGAATACGCCGAGATCATGGACGAAATTGAAGCGGACAGGAAAAAGCGACCGTGGTCGCCCGCGACTTCGACGGCCTTGACCTGA
- a CDS encoding methionyl-tRNA formyltransferase, translated as MPLRVIFMGTPEFSVPTLRAIAEAGHEISAVYTQPPRAAGRRGLELTPSPVQREAERLGIETRTPVSLKGEAEQTAFRALQADVAVVVAYGLLLPKAVLEATRLGCINGHASLLPRWRGAAPIQRAIMAGDLETGMMVMRMEEGLDTGPVGMVEKCAIEPDMTAGDLHDRLMSVGATLMVEALARLERNTLTFADQAVEGVTYAKKIDKSETRVDWTRSASEVHNSIRGLSPFPGAWSEIGIGGRQERLKLLRSTLSEGLSLSEDLGESGGILDDRLTVACGAGAIRLVEVQRAGGKPAAASEFLRGAKIEKGMKFS; from the coding sequence ATGCCCCTTCGCGTCATCTTTATGGGCACGCCGGAGTTTTCGGTGCCGACGTTGCGTGCGATCGCCGAAGCCGGACATGAGATATCAGCCGTCTACACGCAGCCGCCGCGCGCCGCAGGTCGGCGCGGGCTGGAGCTGACGCCGTCGCCGGTGCAGCGTGAGGCTGAGCGGCTGGGCATCGAGACCCGGACACCGGTTTCGCTCAAGGGCGAGGCCGAGCAGACGGCGTTCCGCGCCTTGCAAGCCGATGTCGCCGTGGTCGTCGCCTATGGTTTGCTCTTGCCGAAAGCGGTTCTCGAGGCGACCCGGCTTGGCTGCATCAACGGCCATGCCTCGCTGCTGCCGCGCTGGCGTGGTGCCGCACCCATCCAGCGCGCCATCATGGCCGGCGACCTGGAAACCGGCATGATGGTGATGCGCATGGAAGAGGGTCTGGACACCGGCCCGGTGGGAATGGTTGAAAAATGCGCCATCGAACCCGATATGACAGCCGGCGATCTGCATGATCGGTTGATGAGTGTCGGTGCAACCCTGATGGTGGAGGCGCTGGCGCGACTGGAAAGGAACACCCTGACATTTGCCGACCAGGCGGTGGAAGGGGTGACCTACGCCAAAAAAATCGATAAATCCGAGACTCGCGTGGACTGGACTCGCTCGGCGAGCGAGGTCCACAATAGCATTCGTGGCCTGTCGCCCTTTCCCGGCGCCTGGTCGGAGATAGGAATTGGCGGCCGTCAGGAGCGGCTGAAACTGCTTCGCTCGACGCTGTCCGAAGGCCTGTCGCTTTCGGAAGATTTGGGCGAGTCGGGAGGAATTCTCGATGACCGGCTGACGGTCGCCTGCGGGGCAGGCGCGATCAGGCTGGTCGAAGTTCAACGGGCGGGCGGAAAGCCCGCTGCCGCGTCGGAATTCCTGCGTGGGGCCAAGATCGAAAAAGGAATGAAGTTCTCATGA